A genome region from Haliotis asinina isolate JCU_RB_2024 chromosome 11, JCU_Hal_asi_v2, whole genome shotgun sequence includes the following:
- the LOC137255483 gene encoding uncharacterized protein has product MADLAAKEALNKSMRPLLTPYSDYKVVIRSYIRDIMQKKWDTQPLMSAILVAAVSLCALSLALQASNDDCSHPPMHEVVLEKAHGYIHSVVAHSMYDCAAECKRSLLCLSFIFDLEKRTCEQLSVQTKVRFEVGSGVFFSSAHDWKMSLTGACGDASCGANSRCTLGRNGLPLCDIYDNIGMKCTRDDDCHTPMTFCFRGLCLCHPGYSHNITSNTCDRDCKRFGNTMTLYKGLGIKYHNRKRVLVFGEFEDAVKMCTTACVEETTFVCKTADLRPPRGCYLSSDGYLDASPSERERNLSQWWMAVRTCL; this is encoded by the exons atggcggatcttgctgcgaaggaagcactcaacaaatctatgagACCACTTCTTACTccctactctgattacaaagttGTTATCAGATCTTATATTCGTGatataatgcagaagaagtgggacactcaa CCACTGATGTCTGCCATCCTCGTGGCCGCTGTCAGTCTTTGTGCCCTGTCTCTGGCGCTGCAGGCGAGTAATGACGACTGTTCACATCCTCCCATGCACGAAGTTGTCCTTGAAAAGGCTCATGGTTACATCCACTCTGTTGTTGCGCACTCTATGTACGACTGCGCAGCGGAATGTAAACGATCCCTGCTGTGCTTGTCGTTcatctttgatcttgagaaacgAACATGTGAACAGCTGAGCGTACAAACAAAGGTCCGCTTTGAAGTCGGCAGTGGCGTCTTCTTCAGCAGCGCACATGACTGGAAAATG TCACTGACAGGTGCCTGTGGTGACGCTTCCTGTGGCGCTAATTCGCGGTGCACTCTGGGTAGAAATGGCCTGCCGTTGTGTGACATCTATGATA ATATTGGCATGAAGTGTACTCGTGATGACGACTGCCACACTCCTATGACGTTCTGCTTCCGtggactgtgtctgtgtcaccCTGGGTACAGCCACAACATTACAAGTAATACCTGTGACAGAG ACTGCAAAAGGTTTGGAAACACTATGACTCTGTATAAGGGACTGGGGATAAAGTATCACAACCGGAAGAGGGTGCTTGTCTTTGGAGAATTTGAAGATGCGGTGAAAATGTGCACAACAGCATGTGTGGAAGAAACGACCTTCGTGTGTAAAACTGCAGACTTAAGACCTCCCAGGGGGTGTTATCTCAGCAGTGATGGTTACTTGGATGCTAGCCCTAGTGAAAGAGAACGAAACCTGTCACAATGGTGGATGGCCGTAAGGACATGCCTATGA
- the LOC137255486 gene encoding fap1 adhesin-like produces the protein MTTIIKWHSSNVTDIIISWHSNHVTDIIINWHSNNVMTTIIKWHSSNVTDIIINWNSNHVTDIIINWHSSNVMTTIIKCHSSNVTDIIMNWHSNHVTVIINNWHSSNVTDIIINWYSSNVTYIIINWHSNHVTDIIINWHSNNVMTTIIKWHSSNVTDIIIKCNVTDIIIKWHSNNVMTTIINWHSSNVTDIIIKWHSNNVMTTIINWHSSNVTDIIINWHSNHVTDIIINWHSNNVMTTIIKWHSSNVTDIIINWHSNHVTDIIINWHSNNVMTTIIKWHSSNVTDIIINWHSNHVTVIINNWHSSNVTDIIINCNVTDIIINWHSSNVTDIIINWHSNNVMTTIIKWHSSNVTDIIINWHSNHVTDIIINWHSNNVMTTIIKWHSSNVTDIIINWHSNHVTDIIINWHSNNVMTTIIKWHSSNVTDIIIKWHSNHVTDIIIKWHFNNVMTTIIKWHSSNVTDIIINWHSSNVTVIINNCNVTYIIINWHSNHVTDIIIKWHSNNVMTTIINWHSNNVMTTIIKWHSSNVTDIIINWHSNNVMTTIIKWNSSNVTDIIINWHSSNVTDIIINNVTDIINNWHSNHVTDIIIKWHSNHVTDVIINNVTDIIINSHSSNVTDIIINWHFNNVMTTIIKWHSSNVTDIIINWNSNHVTDIIINWHSNNVMTTIIKWHSSNVTDFIMNWHSNHVTVIINNWHSSNVTDIIINWYSSNVTYIIINWHSNHVTDIIINWHSNNVMTTIIKWHSSNVTDIIIKWHSNDVTDIIINWHSNNVMTTIIKWHSSNVTDIIIKWHSNDVTDIIINWHSSNVTDIIINWHSRNVTDIIIKWHSNHVTDTIINWHSNHVTDIIINWHSSNWDCREDALVTDHRNYRHDISRY, from the exons ATGACTACCATCATCAAGTGGCATTCGagcaatgtgactgatatcatcatcagctggcattccaaccatgtgactgacattatcatcaactggcattccaACAACGTGATGACTACCATCATCAAgtggcattccagcaatgtgactgatatcatcatcaactggaattccaaccatgtgactgacatcatcatcaactggcattccaGCAACGTGATGACTACCATCATCAAGTgccattccagcaatgtgactgatatcatcatgAACTGGCATTCCAACCATGTGACtgtcatcatcaacaactggcattccagcaatgtgactgatatcatcatcaactggtattccagcaatgtgacttatatcatcatcaactggcactccaaccatgtgactgatatcatcatcaactggcattccaACAACGTGATGACTACCATCATCAAgtggcattccagcaatgtgactgatatcatcatcaagtG caatgtgactgatatcatcatcaagtGGCATTCCAACAACGTGATGACTACcatcatcaactggcattccagcaatgtgactgatatcatcatcaagtGGCATTCCAACAACGTGATGACTACcatcatcaactggcattccagcaatgtgactgatatcatcatcaactggcattccaaccatgtgactgacatcatcatcaactggcattccaACAACGTGATGACTACCATCATCAAgtggcattccagcaatgtgactgatatcatcatcaactggcattccaaccatgtgactgacatcatcatcaactggcattccaACAACGTGATGACTACCATCATCAAgtggcattccagcaatgtgacagatatcatcatcaactggcattcGAACCATGTGACtgtcatcatcaacaactggcattccagcaatgtgactgatatcatcatcaactg caatgtgactgatatcatcatcaactggcattccagcaatgtgactgatatcatcatcaactggcattccaACAACGTGATGACTACCATCATCAAgtggcattccagcaatgtgactgatatcatcatcaactggcattccaaccatgtgactgacattatcatcaactggcattccaACAACGTGATGACTACCATCATCAAgtggcattccagcaatgtgactgatatcatcatcaactggcattccaaccatgtgactgacattatcatcaactggcattccaACAACGTGATGACTACCATCATCAAgtggcattccagcaatgtgactgatatcatcatcaagtggcattccaaccatgtgactgatatcatcatcaagtGGCATTTCAACAACGTGATGACTACCATCATCAAgtggcattccagcaatgtgactgacatcatcatcaactggcattccagcaatgtgactgtcatcatcaacaactg caatgtgacttatatcatcatcaactggcactccaaccatgtgactgatatcatcatcaagtGGCATTCCAACAACGTGATGACTACcatcatcaactggcattccaACAACGTGATGACTACCATCATCAAgtggcattccagcaatgtgactgatatcatcatcaactggcacTCCAACAACGTGATGACTACCATCATCAAGTGgaattccagcaatgtgactgatatcatcatcaactggcattccagcaatgtgactgatatcatcatcaa caatgtgactgatatcatcaacaactggcattccaaccatgtgactgatatcatcatcaagtGGCATTCCAACCATGTGACTGATGTCATCATCAA caatgtgactgatatcatcatcaactcGCATTCTAGcaatgtgactgacatcatcatcaactggcattTCAACAACGTGATGACTACCATCATCAAgtggcattccagcaatgtgactgatattatCATCAACTGGAATTCCAAccatgtgactgatatcatcatcaactggcattccaACAACGTGATGACTACCATCATCAAgtggcattccagcaatgtgactgatTTCATCATGAACTGGCATTCCAACCATGTGACtgtcatcatcaacaactggcattccagcaatgtgactgatatcatcatcaactggtattccagcaatgtgacttatatcatcatcaactggcactccaaccatgtgactgatatcatcatcaactggcattccaACAACGTGATGACTACCATCATCAAgtggcattccagcaatgtgactgatatcatcatcaagtGGCATTCCAACgatgtgactgatatcatcatcaactggcattccaACAACGTGATGACTACCATCATCAAgtggcattccagcaatgtgactgatatcatcatcaagtGGCATTCCAACgatgtgactgatatcatcatcaactggcattccagcaatgtgactgatatcatcatcaactggcattctaggaatgtgactgatatcattatCAAGTGGCATTCCAACCATGTGACTGACACcatcatcaactggcattccaaccatgtgactgacatcatcatcaactggcattccagcaat TGGGACTGTCGTGAAGATGCTTTGGTGACTGACCATCGCAACTATAGGCACGATATAAGTCGATACTAG